In Helianthus annuus cultivar XRQ/B chromosome 9, HanXRQr2.0-SUNRISE, whole genome shotgun sequence, the following are encoded in one genomic region:
- the LOC110875726 gene encoding uncharacterized protein LOC110875726 has product MAPYEMLYGRKCRTPICWGEVGQREIAPNDVIAKTNEKIDFVRARLKVAQDQQKAYADRRRCPIEFQIGDRVLLKVTPWKGILRFRKRGKLGPRYIGPFKILAWVGKVAYRLELPPTLDGIHDTFHVSQLRKCLAEETAYVPLDDIVLDERLNYVKRPIAIKDSKVTHLRNKAIKQVLVQWQHRKGSDLTWELEDDMREHYPTLFGTY; this is encoded by the coding sequence ATGGCACCGTATGAAATGTTGTACGGGAGGAAATGTAGAACTCCCatttgttggggagaagtggggcAAAGAGAAATTGCGCCCAACGATGTAATAGCCAAGACTAATGAGAAGATCGATTTCGTCCGAGCCCGTTTAAAGGTGGCTCAAGATCAACAGAAAGCCTATGCAGATCGAAGAAGATGCCCTATTGAGTTTCAAATAGGTGATCGTGTGTTATTGAAGGTGACTCCATGGAAGGGTATACTCCGTTTTCGAAAGCGAGGAAAGCTAGGTCCTCGTTACATAGGACCATTCAAGATTCTAGCTTGGGTCGGGAAGGTAGCATATCGGTTGGAATTACCTCCAACCTTAGACGGGATACATGACACATTCCATGTGTCACAATTAAGAAAGTGCTTGGCAGAAGAGACAGCATACGTTCCCCTTGACGATATTGTATTAGATGAAAGATTGAATTATGTTAAAAGACCGATAGCCATCAAGGATTCCAAGGTAACGCACCTTCGGAACAAAGCTATAAAGCAAGTCTTGGTGCAATGGCAACATCGGAAAGGATCAGATCTTACATGGGAACTAGAAGATGATATGAGAGAGCATTACccgacattatttggtacgtattaa